Proteins co-encoded in one Anser cygnoides isolate HZ-2024a breed goose unplaced genomic scaffold, Taihu_goose_T2T_genome scaffold_43_1, whole genome shotgun sequence genomic window:
- the LOC125181581 gene encoding LOW QUALITY PROTEIN: metastasis-associated protein MTA2-like (The sequence of the model RefSeq protein was modified relative to this genomic sequence to represent the inferred CDS: inserted 1 base in 1 codon; deleted 2 bases in 2 codons), which produces MAANMYRVGDYVYFENSSSNPYLVRRIEELNKTANGNVEAKVVCLFRRRDISSSLNSLADSNAREFEEESKQPPMTEQQRHQLKHRELFLSRQFESLPATHIRGKCSVTLLNETDILGQYLEKEDCFFYSLVFDPVQKTLLADQGEIRVGCKYQAEXPDRLAEGESDNRNQQKMEMKVWDPDNPLTDRQIDQFLVVARAVGTFARALDCSSSIRQPSLHMSAAAASRDITLFHAMDTLQRNGYDLAKAMSTLVPQGGPVLCRDEMEEWSASEAMLFEEALEKYGKDFNDIRQDFLPWKSLASIVQFYYMWKTTDRYIQQKRLKAAEADSKLKQVYIPTYTKPNPNQIISVGSKPGMNGAGFQKGLTCESCHTTQSAQWYAWGPPNMQCRLCASCWIYWKKYGGLKTPTQLEGAARSASEPHSRGHLSRPEAQSLSPYTTSASRAKLLAKNRQTFLLQTTRLTRLARRLCRDVLQPRRAARRPYAPINANAIKAECSIRLPKAAKAPLKIHPLARLPLAAIVKELAAQAPLKPKTPRGTKTPINRNQLSQSRGLAGLVGKRGYEGAAEGHRPPRVGASGVPFSANGRPLAGGLRAGPPPASKRQKLNPADAPNPVVFVATKDTRALRKALTHLELRRAARRPNLPLKVKLGLPLRPGGALAPPAPPHPASTSEPIVLED; this is translated from the exons ATGGCGGCCAACATGTACCGCGTCGGCg actaCGTCTACTTCGAGAACTCCTCCAGCAACCCCTACCTCGTCCGCCGCATCGAGGAGCTCAACAAg actgCCAACGGCAATGTGGAGGCCAAGGTGGTGTGCCTCTTCCGCCGCCGCGACATCTCCAGCAGCCTCAACAGCTTGGCCGACAGCAACGCCC gcgaGTTCGAGGAGGAGTCGAAGCAGCCCCCCATGACGGAGCAGCAGCGGCACCAGCTGAAGCACCGCGAGCTCTTCCTCTCCCGCCAGTTCGAGTCGCTGCCGGCCACCCACATACG GGGGAAGTGCAGCGTGACGCTGCTCAACGAGACCGACATCCTGGGCCAGTACCTGGAGAAGGAG gactgTTTTTTCTACTCGCTGGTTTTCGACCCCGTCCAGAAAACCCTCCTGGCCGACCAGGGCGAGATCCGGGTGGGCTGCAAGTACCAAGCGG ATCCCGACCGGCTGGCCGAAG GCGAGTCGGACAACAGGAACCAGCAGAAGATGGAGATGAAGGTGTGGGACCCCGACAACCCCCTGACGGACCGGCAGATCGACCAGTTCCTGGTGGTGGCGCG GGCCGTCGGGACCTTCGCCCGTGCCCTGGactgcagcagctccatccGGCAGCCCAGCCTGCACATGAGCGCGGCCGCGGCCTCGCGGGACATCACGCTG tTCCACGCCATGGACACGCTGCAGCGCAACGGCTACGACCTGGCCAAGGCCATGTCGACGCTGGTGCCGCAG GGGGGGCCGGTGCTGTGCCGCGACGAGATGGAGGAGTGGTCGGCCTCCGAGGCCATGCTCTTCGAGGAGGCGCTCGAGAAGTACGGCAAGGACTTCAACGACATCCGGCAGGACTTC CTGCCGTGGAAATCCTTGGCCAGCATCGTGCAGTTCTACTACATGTGGAAGACCACCGACCGCTACATCCAGCAG AAGAGGCTGAAGGCGGCGGAGGCGGACAGCAAACTGAAGCAAGTGTACATCCCCACCTA cacgaAGCCGAACCCCAACCAGATCATCTCGGTGGGCTCCAAACCCGGCATGAACGGGGCCGGCTTCCAGAAGGGGCTGACCTGCGAGAGCTGCCACA ccacccagTCGGCCCAGTGGTACGCCTGGGGCCCCCCCAACATGCAGTGCCGCCTCTGCGCCTCGTGCTGGATCTACTGGAAGAAGTACGGGGGGCTGAAGACCCCGACGCAGCTGGAG GGGGCGGCGCGCAGCGCTTCG gagcctcACTCCCGCGGGCACCTGTCTCGCCCCGAGGCGCAGAGCCTCTCGCCCTACACCACGAGCGCCAGCCGGGCCAAGCTGCTGGCCAAGAACCGGCAGACATTCCTGCTGCAGACCACCCGCCTCACCCGCCTGGCGCGCCGCCTCTGCCGCGACGTCCTGcagccgcgccgcgccgcccgccgcccctaCGCCCCCATCAACGCCAACGCCATCAAGGCCGAGT GCTCCATCCGGCTCCCCAAGGCCGCCAAGGCGCCCCTCAAGATCCACCCGCTGGCGCGGCTGCCCCTCGCCGCCATCGTCAAGGAGCTGG cGGCGCAGGCCCCCCTGAAGCCGAAGACGCCGCGGGGCACCAAGACCCCCATCAACCGCAACCAGCTGAGCCAGAgccgggggctggcggggctCGTGGGCAAGCGGGGCTACGAGGGGGCCGCCGAGGGCCACCGCCCCCCCCGG gtAGGGGCCTCGGGGGTCCCCTTCTCGGCCAATGGGCGGCCCCtggcgggggggctgcgggctgggcccccccccgccagcaAGCGCCAGAAGCTGAACCCCGCCGACGCCCCGAACCCCGTCGTCTTCGTGGCCACCAAGGACACCAg ggCCCTGCGGAAGGCGCTGACCCACCTGGAGCTGCGCCGTGCCGCCCGCCGCCCCAACCTGCCCCTCAAGGtgaagctggggctgcccctgcggcccgggggggccctggCGCCTCCcgcgcccccccaccccgccagCACCTCGGAGCCGATCGTCCTCGAGGactga
- the LOC136789199 gene encoding speckle targeted PIP5K1A-regulated poly(A) polymerase-like, translated as MDGDSGPGPEPVTAAGPSPAPELPPEADPDVEPLPRGGFRCRLCQVAAANRPSLAEHLRGKKHQRLRSLRAERRAQEQRSLFVSGFARGTAAEELATYFGAFGEVAAVVMDKEKGAYAIVELREAASRERALAQPQHALAGRSLRVRPREQKDFARPSPGRGARREPLGAGQLEQALCQAADVDAQMEQLVGLLELSEGERRLRHLLVTLFQEVFSEFFPGCAVLPFGSSVNGFDAHGCDLDLLLDLEPTKSLQTSARGAPGAGSSGDPGAEESILSDIDLASASPPEVLELVAAVLRRCVPGVRRVRAVPTARRPVVKFSHKQSGLAGDISIDNRLALHNTQFLRLCGEADKRVRPLVYAVRLWAKQQGLAGNPAGGGPLLTNYALTLLVLFFLQTRSPLVLPTVARLRELAGDEDRVVVAGWDCSFPRDAALLEPSANSESPSSLLAEFFRVFGDFDFSGQVVSLREGRALPLPEAGEPFKLGSLNLQDPFELSHNVAANVNEKTASRLGRCCRAAAKYCRSLQYCRKSTKGRGWGLARLFQPGAVEPGAGAGSFLISIPLAATRPPEQLCEEPGGCGFKEICAAIAFVLRDVLQCGCAPGKPQKQVGGSGAEQSLPEDPALGEEPPGDAAGLEEEPLQPPVGSKRPQPEGTDSAALPGAKRPRVNGPEEEEEVAVSWSCTVWHRVWTGRRRLRRQLLHGASPEEPDGDPLELEQKVSEAIVQHEGAARPPEPLLRFEASARLAGGTQREPRVLLRLAPSPAPGPLFRDFFHFLQAFLPSALRRHLGWGPGAAPQS; from the exons ATGGACGGGGACAGCGGCCCGGGCCCGGAGCCGGTAACGGCGGCggggcccagcccggccccggagCTGCCCCCGGAGGCGGACCCGGACGTGGAGCCGCTGCCGCGGGGCGGGTTCCGCTGCCGCTTGTGCCAGGTGGCGGCGGCCAACC GGCCGAGCCTGGCCGAGCACCTCCGGGGGAAGAAGCACCAGCGGCTGCGGAGCCTCCGGGCCGAGCGGCGGGCGCAGGAGCAGCGGAGCCTCTTCGTCAGCGGCTTCGCCCGGGGCACGGCGGCCGAGGAGCTCGCCACCTACTTCGGGGCCTTTGGGGAGGTGGCAGCCGTGGTGATGGACAAGGAGAAG gGCGCCTACGCCATCGTGGAGCTGCGGGAGGCGGCGAGCCGGGAGCGGGCGTTggcgcagccccagcacgcctTGGCCGGTCGGAGCCTCCGCGTCCGGCCCCGGGAGCAAAAAGATTTCGCCCGCCCTTCGCCGGGACGCGGCGCCCGCCGGGAGCCCCTCGGTGctgggcagctggagcaggcatTGTGCCAGGCCGCAGAt GTGGATGCCCAGATGGAGCAGctggtggggctgctggagctgagcgAGGGCGAGCGTCGCCTGCGGCACCTCCTGGTCACGCTCTTCCAGGAGGTTTTCTCCGAATTCTTCCCCG GCTGCGCCGTGCTGCCCTTCGGCTCCTCCGTCAACGGCTTCGACGCCCACGGCTGCGACCTGGACCTGCTCCTCGACTTGGAGCCCACCAAATCCCTCCAGACGTCAgcgcggggagcccccggggccggATCCTCCGGCGATCCCGGGGCAGAGGAATCCATCCTGAGCGACATCGACCTGGCGTCGGCCTCGCCGCcggaggtgctggagctggtggcGGCCGTGCTGCGCCGCTGCGTGCCAGGCGTGCGCCGCGTCCGGGCCGTCCCCACCGCCCGCCGCCCCGTCGTTAAGTTCAGCCACAAGCAGTCGGGTTTGGCGGGTGACATCTCCATCGACAACAG GCTGGCGCTGCACAACACGCAGTTCCTGCGGCTCTGTGGCGAGGCGGACAAGCGCGTGCGGCCGCTGGTCTACGCGGTGCGGCTGTGGGCCAAGCAGCAGGGCCTGGCGG GAAACCCTGCCGGGGGCGGCCCCCTCCTCACCAACTACgcgctgacgctgctggtgctgtTCTTCCTGCAGACGCGCAGCCCCCTGGTGCTGCCCACGGTCGCTCGGCTGCGTGAGCTGGCAG GGGACGAGGACCGCGTCGTGGTGGCCGGCTGGGACTGCAGCTTCCCCCGGGATGCGGCGTTGCTGGAACCCAGCGCCAACAGCGAGAGCCCCA GCTCGCTGCTGGCCGAATTCTTCCGCGTCTTCGGGGACTTCGACTTCTCAGGGCAAGTGGTGTCGCTGCGGGagggccgggcgctgcccctGCCGGAGGCTGGTGAGCCCTTCAAGCTGGGGTCCCTCAACCTGCAGGACCCTTTCGAGCTGAGCCACAACGTGGCGGCCAACGTCAACGAGAAGACGGCGTCGCGCTTGGGGCGCTGCTGCCGCGCCGCCGCCAAGTACTGCCGCAGCCTGCAGTACTGCCGCAAGTCCACCaagggccggggctggggcctggCGCGGCTCTTCCAGCCGGGCGCCGTGGAGCCGGGGGCAGGCGCCGGTTCTTTCCTCATCTCCATCCCTCTGGCTGCCACCCGTCCCCCCGAGCAGCTCTGCGAGGAGCCCGGCGGCTGCGGGTTCAAGGAGATCTGCGCCGCCATCGCCTTCGTGCTGCGCGACGTTCTCCAGTGCGGCTGCGCCCCGGGGAAGCCGCAGAAGCAGGTGGGAGGCTCTGGAGCCGAGCAAAGCCTCCCCGAGGACCCCGCGCTGGGTGAGGAGCCACCCGGCGATGCCGCGGGACTGGAGGAGGAACCCCTGCAGCCACCGGTGGGCTCCAAGCGGCCCCAGCCTGAGGGGACGGACAGCGCTGCGCTGCCCGGCGCCAAGAGGCCGCGGGTGAACGgccctgaggaggaggaggaggtggcggtgAGCTGGAGCTGCACAGTCTGGCACCGCGTGTGGACGGGCCGCCGCCGGCTGCGCCGGCAGCTGCTGCACGGGGCCAGCCCCGAGGAGCCCGACGGGGACccgctggagctggagcagaaggtGTCGGAGGCCATCGTGCAGCACGAGGGAGCCGCGCGGCCGCCCGAGCCGCTGCTCCGCT